CATCATCTTGGAAGATTTACACGGCGAACCAAGATTATATCCAAAAAAGTTGCGATGGTGGATTTGACGTTCAAATTATGGCAAATGCTGACGTTGGAGTCTTGGTTTGAGAAATACCAGGCAATGGCATTATCTATCTATAAGTGAAAACTCTCAAGTAAAAGCCTTACGGGCATCATAACAAACTGCGGAAGCGCTTCCTGACCTCTTTCATCCTCCCGCAGGAATAGGCTCCTTCAGGACACGGGCCTTTTACGCAGCTCGGGCCGGAAAATGCAAAGAGGGTGGGTGCTACGTTCCTGGCCAGCTTCAACATTTCCGTGGCCATGCGCCTTATTTCCCATTGGGCCCGGTTGCAGCACCTCTGCGCGAAGAAATGAAGAAGCTCGCGCGCATTCATGGTGACAATGATCTTGGTCTCAGCGGCATTAGGCAGGACGAACCGTGCGTCCTCACGGACGGACTCACCTTTAAGCCCCTTCTCTTCAAGTCTGGCGACCAGATAATTATAGAATTTTTGAGTCTCTTTCATAAAAGTTTTGAAACGGGTTCTCATCTCCTCGTCGTCATCAATGACTGGCGGTATCACATACTGGAATCCTGCGGTCTTGCTCACATATCTCTGGGACTGTTGACTGTATGACGCAAGCCTGTGTCTCACCAGTTGGTGAGAACAGGTCCTTGAGATACCCTCTATGGCAAAGGTGAATGAAACATGCTCGACTGGGCTCATGTGGCCCATTCCCATGAGTTTGTTGAGGAAGGCCTTTGCCTGACCGGCCGGTATCTCGCCCTTCAGCGTATCAATACCTCCGGAGCGGTAGCACAGGCGCGCTGCGGCCGCCACCGTCCCTTCCGGTTCAGGTGTGTGGCTAATTAACAGGACTTTCAGCTTCGTCTCCATCATTTGGCCCCTCACGCTCCGATCTCTTCAAGCAGAAGGCGGCACGCAGAGGGAATGTTATCCGACATGGTAATGGCGGTAACCACGGCTACACCGTGGGCTCCCGCATCAATAACGTATCGGCAGTTGTCACGCGTAATCCCTCCGATCCCTATGACCGGAAGTCGGGTACAGTTTCTGATACGCATTATACCTTCAAGGCCCGGGTAGTATCCCACATCTTCCTTTGTTGTGGTGGGGAATACCCCGCTCACCGCCACGTAATCAATGCCGTCTTCTTCTCCTCGGATCGCTTCTTCGACGGTTTTTACGGACAGCCCGATGATGGCATCTTTTCCCAGCATTTTTCGGGCTTCCAGGGGGTTAATATCGTTCTGGCCGATATGGACCCCATCGGCGCCTACGGAAGATGCCACTTCCGGCAAATCGTTGATAATCAGAAATGCGTCATATGCCCGCGTCAGTTTCAATGCTTGTG
The Syntrophobacterales bacterium genome window above contains:
- the thyX gene encoding FAD-dependent thymidylate synthase — protein: MMETKLKVLLISHTPEPEGTVAAAARLCYRSGGIDTLKGEIPAGQAKAFLNKLMGMGHMSPVEHVSFTFAIEGISRTCSHQLVRHRLASYSQQSQRYVSKTAGFQYVIPPVIDDDEEMRTRFKTFMKETQKFYNYLVARLEEKGLKGESVREDARFVLPNAAETKIIVTMNARELLHFFAQRCCNRAQWEIRRMATEMLKLARNVAPTLFAFSGPSCVKGPCPEGAYSCGRMKEVRKRFRSLL
- the thiE gene encoding thiamine phosphate synthase gives rise to the protein MAMKAAHRKTGKPTLKDYRLYFVTDPRLNKGYNVLEQVDLALQGGVRIIQLREKGLPAQEFIGLASQALKLTRAYDAFLIINDLPEVASSVGADGVHIGQNDINPLEARKMLGKDAIIGLSVKTVEEAIRGEEDGIDYVAVSGVFPTTTKEDVGYYPGLEGIMRIRNCTRLPVIGIGGITRDNCRYVIDAGAHGVAVVTAITMSDNIPSACRLLLEEIGA